The nucleotide window GCGGCAGCGTGAGGGAGAGCTTCTCGCCGTCCTTCTCGCGGATGCCGTCTTCGCCCTCTTCCCAGCCGGCGTCCTCGAGGAGCTTCGCAGCAGCCTCGGGGTCGTACGACCAGCCGGCGGCGTCGAGGTTGTTCTCATAGCCCTCCTGGAAGGGGAACAGCGTGAACGAACCGGCCGGCTCCTCGCTGTAGTCGAGGCCGTCCCAGACGACCTCCTTCAGCGCGTCGCGGTCGATGCCCATGAAGATCGCCTTGCGGACGTCGAGGTCCGACAGCAGCGGGTTCTCGGCGTCGAGCGTGAAGAGGTTCGTCGCCGTGCGCATGGCGCGGTAGGTGACGACGCCGTCGAGGTCTTCGACCTGCGCGAGGCGGTCCTTCGTGCCCGTCGCGGCCATGTCGACCTCGCCGTTCTTGAAGGCGTTGATCTCGGCGGTGTCGTCGAGCATGCGGAAGGTGACCTTGTCGAGCAGGCCCTTCTCACCCCACCACTCGGGGTTCTGCACGAAGGTGATCGTGCCGCCCTTCGAGTCGAACTTGTCGATCGTGTACGGCCCGGCGCCCCACTGCTCGTTCGGCGTGTTCAGGTAGCCGGTGTTGTACACCTCGGGCGAGTTCACGGCCGGGTGCAGGATGTTGTTGAAGAGACCCTCGGGCCAGGCGTACTCCTGGCCGAAGGTGACGACGGCCTGCTTGTCGTCGGCGCCGGCCGCGACCGACTCGATCAGCTTGTAGCCGTCGGTCGAGGAGGCCTGGTAGGCCTCGTTCGTCGCGTTGCTGGCCTTCCACGTCGTGTCGATCGCGGTCCAGTCGATCGGCGTGCCGTCGTTGTAGTGCGCGTCGGGGTTGAACGTGAAGGTGACGACGGTCTTGCCGTCCTCGGTCTCGATGTCCCATCCGTCGAGGTAGGCGTCGTTCTTGTACGCCTCGCCCTCGGGGGTGAAGAGGATGAGCTGCGGGTTGTACCAGTCCCACAGGGTCGAGGTGTCGACCGAACCGTCCGCCTGGAACGGGTTCATCTGCGGCGGGATCTCGCCGATCGGGAAGGTGACCTCGCCGCCCTCCTGCAGCGCGTCGCGCTCCTGGGGGTTGTAGTCGGCGGTCTTCGTCTCGGCCGGGGCCTTGGACTCGGTGGCCTCGTTGCCGCCACCGCTGCTGCACGCGCTGACGGTGAGCACGAGTGCCGCGCCCGCCGCGATCGCGGCCAGATTCTTGAGCTTCATGATGTTCCTTTCACGCCTCGTGGGCGCTCCGGTTGGAATGGAATGTGTTGTCAGTGGGTCACGCTCAATGCTCTTCGCTCGTGCTCCTCTCGGGGGGAATGCCAGTGCAGGGGGTTCGCGGAGTGGATGCCCGGCGCCCGTCACCTCCAGTGACAGGCGTTCGTGTGCACCCCCTCCGCGCCGGTCAGTGCCGGGGTCTCGGTCTCGCAGCGCGCCTTCCGCGCGTCGTCGAGGGTCTGGTACAGCGGGCACCGGCTGACGAACTTGCAGCCGGGGCTGTCGTCGGTCGGGCTCGGCAGGTCGCCGGTGAGCACGATGCGCTCGCGCCCGCGTTCCGCGACCGGATCGGGGATCGGGATCGCCGAGAGCAGCGCCTCGGTGTACGGGTGCTGCGGGTTGTCGAATACGGCGTCGACATCGCCGTATTCGACGAAGGAGCCGAGGTACATGACCGCGACCCGGTCGGCGATGTGCCTGACGACGGAGAGGTCGTGGGCGACGAAGAGATAGGAGAGGCCGAGTTTGACCTTCAGCTCGTCGAGCAGGTTGATGACGCCGGCCTGGATCGACACGTCCAGCGCCGAGACCGGCTCGTCGAGCACGACGATCTTCGGTTCGCTCGCAAGCGCACGGGCGATGCCGATGCGCTGGCGCTGCCCGCCCGAGAACGCGGCCGGGAACCGGTCGGCGTGATCGGGGTTCAGGCCCACGAGCTCCATGAGCTCGTCGACGCGGCGCCCGGCCGGGTCGGTCTTCATCCCGATGGTCCGCAGCGGTTCGGCGATGACGTCGCCGACGGTCATGCGCGGGTCGAGCGCGCCCATCGGATCCTGGAAGACGATCTGCAGGTCGCGGCGCAGCTTGCGCTCGGCCGAACGGCTCTTCAGATCGGCGACGCTCACGCCGCCGATCTTGATGTCGCCGTGCTGCTGCTTGGCGAGATCCATGATCTCCAGCAGCGTCGTCGTCTTGCCCGAACCCGACTCGCCGACGATCGCCATCGTCTCGCCCTGGCGCACGTCGAAATCGAGCCCGTTGACCGCGTAGACCGTGCCGACGCGGCGCTTCAGGAACGCGCCCTTCAGCAGCGGGAACTCCTTGCGGAGGTTCTTCACCTCGAGGGTGATCGGGCGCTCCTCGCGGGGCGTGCGGGTCAGCTTGGACTCGGGGATCTCGGGCACCGGGAAGACCGGCTCGCCGTCGATGAGGCCGTCTTCGATGCCCGCGACGCGGATGCAGGCCGCCTTGTGGTCGGCGACGTGCGTGCCGGCCTCGACGAGCGAGGGCACCGGCAGCAGTTCGGGCTCGGCCTCGCGGCATGCGTCGATCGCGATCGGGCAGCGCGGGGCGAACGGGCAGCCCTTCGGCAGCTCGACGAGCGAGGGCGGGTTGCCCTTGATCGGCACGAGCGGGGTCTTCTCGGACTTGTCGACGCGCGGGATCGCGGCGAGCAGACCGATCGAATACGGCATCCGCGTGTGGGCGAACAGTTCGCCGACCGGGGCCTGCTCGACGGGCTTGCCCGCATACATGACGAGCACGTCGTCGGCGATGTTCGCGACGACGCCCATGTCGTGGGTGATCATGACGACCGCGGCACCGGTCTCCCGCTGCGCGGTGCGCAGCAGGTCGAGGATCTGGGCCTGGATGGTGACGTCGAGGGCCGTCGTCGGTTCGTCGGCGATGATGAGCTTCGGGTCGTTGGCCATCGCGATCGCGATGACGACGCGCTGGCGCATGCCGCCGGAGAACTCGTGCGGAAACGACTTCACGCGCTTGGATGCGTTCGGGATGCCGACGAGCTCGAGCAGTTCGATCGCACGCGCCCACGCCTGCCGCTTCGACATGCCCTTGTGGATGGTGAGGGCCTCGACGAGCTGGTCGCCGACCGTGAACACGGGGGTGAGCGAGGTCAGCGGATCCTGGAACACCATCGACATGCCGTTGCCGCGGATGCGCGACATCTGCTGGTCGGTGAGGCCGATGAGCTCTTTGCCGTCGAAGCGCACCGAACCCTCGACGTGGGCGGTGTCTGCGAGCAGGCCCATGATCGCGAGCGACGTGACCGACTTGCCGGAGCCCGACTCGCCGACGATGCCGAGCGTTCGCCCGGCCTCGAGGTCGAAGGAGACGCCGCGGACGGCATCCACCCGCCCCGCTTCGGAGGGGAAGGTGACCTGCAGGTCGCGGACGGAGAGGACGGGGGCGGTCATGCGCGACCTCCAGCCGCGGAGGTCGGGTCGAGGGCGTCGCGCAGGCCGTCGGCGACGAGCGCCATCGAGACGGTCAGCAGGGTCAGCACGCCGGCGGGGAAGTAGAACAGCCACGGCGAACTCGTGATCGAGCTCGCGCCGAGGCCGATGAGGGAGCCGAGCGAGACGTCGGGGGTCTTCACGCCGAAGCCGATGAACGACAGGCCCGTCTCGGTCATGACGGCGCTGACGACGCCGAGCGTGAACTGGATGACGAGGAGGGAGCCGATGTTCGGCAGCATGTGCCGCATGACGATCTTGAACCCGCCGACCCCGGTGTATCGGGCGGCGGCGATGTAGTCGCGTTCGCGGATCGACAGCGACAGCGTCCAGATCGTGCGGGCCGGGAAGAACCAGCCGATGATGATCAGCGCGAACGCGATCACCCGCCAGTCGCCGCCCGAGTCGTTCGAGATCATCGACAGCAGCAGGAAGGTCGGGATGACCATCAGGAAGTGGATGAGCAGCAGCATCGCCCGCTCGTACACCCCGCCGAAGAACGCGGCCGAGGCGCCGATGATCGCCGAGATCACGGTCGTGCCGATCGAGACGATGAGGGCGATCATGAGCGAGCGCTGCAGACCGTGCACGACCTGCGCGAAGGTGTCGTTGCCGACGTCGTTCGTGCCGAACCAGTGCTCGGCCGACGGCGGCTTCGAGATCGAGAGGAAGTCGAGATCCTGGTACGGGTACCGCGCGATGAGGTCGCCGAAGATCGCGAACAGGGCGATGATCACGAAGATGATCGCGCCGGCGACGGCGGGCCGGTTCCGCATGAAACGGCGCGTGTACAGCCGCCATTTCGACATGCGCTTGCGGGGGGACGGGCCGCCCTCGCCGAGCGGCTGGACCGCCGCGACGTCGGTGTCGCCGTGCTGCAGGGGATCGGTGGTCATATCGGACATGTCAGCTCACCCGCACTCGAGGATCGAGGATGACGACCGCGATGTCGGCGAGCAGGGCGCCGATCGCGGTGAGCACCGCGCCGAAGGCCGCGACGGCCACGACGCCGTGGACGTCGTTCGTCGCGATGGTCGTGATGAAGTAGCGACCCATGCCGTTCCAGCCGAAGATCGATTCGGTCAGGATCGCGCCCGTGAAGATCGCCGGGATCGAGAAGGCGACCTGCGTGGCGACCGGGATGAGCGAGGTGCGCAGCGCGTGCTTGCGGATCGCCTGCTGCTTCGTCAGGCCCTTGGCGCGGGCCGTGCGCACGTAGTCGGCGTTGATGTTGTCGAGCAGGAGCGAGCGCTGCAGGAAGTGCGTCGCCGCGTAGCCGGTGAGGACGAGCGCGAGCGTGGGCAGGATCAGGTGTTGCAGGACGTCGATGAGGGCGGGGAAGAAGCCGGTGATCTCGGGGTTCGCCGACCCGGTCACGTAGAAGATGCGGGTGCCGACTGCCTGGTTGATGTCGATCGCGATGATGACGATCGCGAGGGCGGCGACGATGATCGGGATGTTCATCGTGATGATCGAGGTCGCCTGGCCGATGCGGTCGGCGAGCTTGTACTGCCGCGAGGCGGTGTAGACGCCGAGGCCGATGCCGAGCACCGTCATGATGATCGTCGCCCCGAGCATGAGCTCGGCGCTGACCCACATGCGGTAGGCGATCTGGTCGTTCACGGAGTCGCCGACGGCGCTGACGCCCCAGTCCCACCGCAGGAAGATGCCGGTCAGCCACGTCCACCAGCGTTCGGCGAGGGGCACGGCGTCGCTCAGGTTGTGCGGTTCGAGCATCGCGGAGATCTGGTCGTAGCTGAGCGGGGGGCGCCGGCCGACGTAGTTGCTCCGCGGATCGAGGAATCCCCAGGCCAGGAAATACGTGACGTTGGTCGCGACGAAGATCAGCAGCAGCCAGCTGACCGTGCGTCGCAACAGGTACTTGATCACAGCCCGGGTACCCCCCTTTAGGGATCGCAGTGATGAATGTGTCGGGTTCCTGCGTCACGGCAGGATGAATCGGAGTCTAACCACACGTGGCGAGGATGTGCGATTCCTTCGCAAGATCGTGATCGAATCGCGTTTCCGACACGTTTCCGGCGCAATAATCTGCAGCACGGCGTGCGAGAGCGCGACTCATCGCCGCCAAAGCGAGTGGATCGGTGTCGCAATCACGCCACGATGTTCCGGGGTGGATGCGGTATGGTTCGCGCCCGCGCGTACGGCGCGTGGGGCATCCACTCGGGGATGCGGAACGCGCCGGGGCTCAGCCCCAGGCTTCGGCCGGCGCGGTCACGACCGGCACCGGCGTCGTCGACCAGTGCGTGCCGTTGCCGTAGTGGCTCGACGCCCACGGCGAGGCCCAGATCGCCGCCGCCGTGGCATCCGCGTCGTCGCCGTGTTCGAGGCCTGCGACGATGTCGGTATAGAAGGAACGCGCCTTCAGGTTGTCGGCGGCGTACCGGGCGGCATCCACCAGGGTGCCGTAGCTGCCCAGGCCCGAACCGCCGCCCGAACCGTAGCCGTTGTTCAACGGGTTGTTGCGGTTCCACCAGTTGTCGGGGCCGTTCTCCTGCCGCATCCACCGGGTGATCACCGCGACGTTCTCCTCGGTGACCGGCCAGCCGCCGTCGACGAGCACGAGCTTGGCCCAATCGTGGTTCGTGCCGCCTGCGCCCCCCATGCTGTGCGCCCCCCATGCTGTGCGCCTCCATACCCCCTGCGCAATGCAGGAGTGCGCGCGTGTCGCGGCCCCGTCTCCCGCATGGGCGCCGCGACACGCCGTGCGCGATCCTGCATTGCGCAGAGATTCCGGCGCCGAGGGTGGGGCGGAGCCTCGAGCGCCGTGACGACCCCGCGGGCAGCGTGCGATTACGGTCGGAGGGTGGACTTCGATCGACTGCGGCGGTGGCCCGACCCCGAGGGTGAGGGGCTGCGGGCCTGGGATGCCGCCGACGCGCTCATCCTGGACGAGGCCGCGCCGTGGCTCGCGGAGGCTGCGCCGGACGAGGTCGTGACCCTCGACGATGCATACGGCGCGCTCACGATCGGCGCCGTCGAGGCGGTGGCGGCGGATGCCGCGGGTGCGGTGGATGCCGCGGATGCGGCGGCGATGGGTGCGGCGGGGGCGGATGCTGCGCGTGCTGCGGGCGCAGCGGCGGCGGATGCCGCGGGTGCGGCGGGGGCGGATGCCGCGGGTGCGGCGGCGATGGGCGCGGCGGGTGCTGCGGCGCGCCACGGCATCCACTCGGGGCAGGGGGTTCGCGCGCATACCGACGCGATCACGGGGGAGCGGGCCATCGCGGCGAACGCCGAACGGGTCGGTGCTCGCGGCATCCGCACCCTGCCGCTCGGCCCCGAGCTGCTCGCCGGCGCGCGCCTCGTGCTGCTCCGGCTGCCGCGTTCCCTCGACCGCCTCGACGAGCTCGCCGCCCTCATCGCCCGCCATGCCGACCCCGGCGTCGCGGTCGTCGCCGGCGGTCGCCTCAAGCACATGACGACGGCGATGAACGAGGTGCTCGGCCGGCACTTCCGGCGCCTGGACGTCAGCCTCGCCCGGCAGAAATCGCGCGTGCTCATCGCGCGCGAGCCCGTGCCGGGCGCCGTGGCCTGGCCGAAGCGGAGCCGCGACGACGCCCTCGGCCTCGAGATCGTCGCCCACGGCGGCGTGTTCGCGGGCGCGTCCGTCGACATCGGCACGCGGTTCCTGCTCGAGCAGCTCGATGCCGCAGTGGATGCCGGGGCGCTCTCGCCCGGCCCGGCGCCGGATGCCGGGGCGCTTTCGCCCGGCCCGGCACCCGCTGCCGCAGGAGACACCGGGGGGCCGCCACCGATTCGGAGATCGCCACGGATTCGGATGAATGGGGCTGAATCCATCCGAATCGGTGGCGATCTCCGAAATGGTGGCGATCTCGGGAATGGTGGCGACGAGGCAGGGCGCGCGGACGGCCGCCGGGACGCGATGGATGCCGGGGCACGGCCCTGCCCCGCCGTCGACCTCGCCTGCGGCACCGGAATCGTCGCCGCATGGCTCGCCCGCCGCGGGTTCGACGTCGTCGCCGGCGATCGCTCGGCCGCCGCCGCCGCATCCGCCCGCGAGACCGCCGCCGCGAACGGAGTCGAGGTGCAGGTGCACCGCGCCGACGGGCTCGAGTTCCTGTCCGACGGCGCGGCCGGGCTCGTCGTGCTGAACCCGCCCTTCCACTCCGGCGCCGCCCTCAGCGAGGGGATCGCCGAGCACCTCTTCGCCGAAGCCGCCCGTGCCCTCGCGCCCGGCGCCGAGCTCTGGTGCGTCTGGAACTCGCACCTCCGCTACCGCGGCCGGCTCGAACGCATCGTGGGCCCCACCCGCCAGATCGCGCGCAACGCGAAGTTCACCGTCACCGCCTCGACGCGCGCTCGCTGAGGGGGCCCGGGGCTCGCCGCGCCCCGGGCATCCGCGCCGTGCCCCGGCATCGCCCCGGGCATCGCCCCCGGCATCCTCACTGTGCCTCGGCATCCGCACTGTCGCCCGGGCATCCGCGCCGTGCCCCGGCATCCGCACCGCGCCCCGGCATCCACCCCCGCCTGCTCTCTGCGCAATGCAGGAAGCCGCACGGCGTGTCGCCTCCCGGTATGCGGCAGAACCGCTCGCGACACGTGTGCGCTCCTGCATTGCGCAGAGAGACGGGAGGGAGCAGATGGGGAGGGAGCAGGCGAGGCGCGGCGGGGAGGCGCAGCGCGGGGAGGCTGGGAAAAGGGGGAAGAGGGGCGGCAAAGGCTCCCCGGCGCGGGGAATCGTGTCAATCTGGAAGGGTGACCGACACGCTCGAAGCCGTGGAGACGGAGGCCGAGGCATCCGCCCGCCGCGCCGTGCCGTGGAACGTCGTCGTCTGGGACGATCCGGTCAACCTCATGACCTACGTCTCCTATGTCTTCCGCAGCTACTTCGGATTCGGCGCCGACGAAGCCGAACGCCTCATGCTGTGCGTGCATCACGAGGGCCGCGCCGTCGTCGCCACCGGCGCCCGCGAGGCCATGGAACGCCACGTCGAGGCCATGCACGGCTACGGCCTGCAGGCCACCCTGCAGCGGAGCGGATCATGATCGTCGCCACGCGCCCCGGAGGCGAGGGCGTCAAGCTCGTCCTCGAATCCGAAGAGGCGCTGCTGCTGTCGGAACTCGCCGACCAGGTCGACTCGGTGCTGCTGCTCGGCGCCGAAGACGACCCCGCCCTCGGCCGGCTGCTGCCGAACGCCTACCCGGACGACCGCGAGGCCGCCGCCGAGTTCGCCCGGTACACGCGCGACGGGCTCCTCGACGGCAAACGCCAGGCGGCGCAGGCGGTGCGGGATGCGACCTCGCTCGACGAGGAGGCCGACGGCGTCGAGATCGTGCTCGACGAATCGCAGGCATGGGGTTGGCTGACCTTCCTCACCGACCTGCGCCTCATCCTCGCCGAACGCGTCGGACTCGACGAAGACACGGTCGTGGCCATCGACGGCGACACTCGCCGCGACGACTATCTGCGCGCCGCCTACGAGTGGGCCGGGTTCGTGCAGGGCTCGATGCTCGAGGTGCTCGACCCGACCGACGGGTAGGCGCGGGCGGCGAGTGGATGCCGTGGGGCCGCGGCAGCCGGTCTCGATACGCTCGCTGGCGCTCGCTACTCGACCGACGATCGCGTCGCTTGCGCTCGCTACTCGACCGACGACCGCCGGTCGAGTAGGCCGCTCGCGGCCGTATCGAGACCCGCCGACGACCGCACTGCCGGGTCTCGATACGCTCGCTGGCGCTCGCTACTCGACCGACGGCACCGCCGGGTCTCGATACGCCGCTACTCGACCGACGACCGCCGGTCGAGTAGGCCGCTCGCGGCCGTATCGAGACCCAGGCCGCCGTGCGGCAGCGCCCGCGGCCTCAGGCCGGCGTGCCCGTGCGCCTGAGGGCGTGCGCCTTGATCGAGGCGAACTCCTCGGGTGTGATCGTTCCGGCATCCAGCAGCGATTTGGCCTTGGCGATCTCGTCCGACGGGCTCGATCCGGCGACGTCGCGAATGTAGTCGTCGGTCGCCTTCTGCGCCTGACCGGCCTCTTTCGCGCTGCGCTCGGCCATGCCGGATCCGCGCGCGATGAGGTAGACGAGCACCGTGAGGAAGGGCACGAAGATCAGGAAGATGATCCACACGGCCTTCCACCACCCGTTCAATTTCTGATCGCGGAACAGGTCGATGATGACCGCGAACAGGGCGAACAGGTAGGCGATGAAGACGAACGCCCACAGGAACCACCAGATGACGTCCCAGAAACTCTGCCAGAAGCTCATGGTGCTCTCCCCCCGTGCGGAGCCGGGCTCCGCGTGCGCTCCCCCGAGCGCTCACTCGCGAATCTAGTGCAACGCCCGGCCCGGGTCCAGGGGGTGCGGCGGGGCGCTCAGCCCGAGAACGGCTGCGTCGAGACCGGCGGGGGTGCGGATGCCGGTGCGGATGCCGGCGCGGCCGCCGCGGGCGGGCCGGCCGGCCGGTGCGGCGCGCGGTGCTCGCGCGCGTACTCGGTTTCGTACCCGTGCGCGCCCCGGAGGTCGGCGTGGGCGGCGACGGCGCGGGCGGTGAAGCGCGCCTCGGGGTCGTCGATGCGCCATTCGGGGGCGTCGATCGTGCCCGGGCCGAAGAAGTCCACGTTGTAGTCGTGGGCGTGGATGCCGGGTGCCCATGCGTCCTGCACGGCGGTCTCGACCGCGAAGCGGCCCGCCTCGGCGCCGGCGATGAGGAATCGGCGCGTCGGCGCATCCAGCTGCGGGAACGGCGAGTCGGCATCGACCAGCCCGAGGTCGGCGAACGCCAGCGCGTACTCGACGTCGTGCTCGGCCGGCGGGTAGGCGAGCGACCAGCAGCGCGCCTGCTCCCAGAAGGTGAGCTCGGCATCCACCTCCTCGGGCAGGGCGATGCCTGCCGCCGGGGCGAAGCTCTCGCGCAGCTGCGAGAGCACGAGCTGCTCCTGCAGTGCGTGCACGGCCGGCAGGTCGGCGGGGCCGTCGCACGCGTATCGGCCGACGATCGAGACGATGCCGGTGGATGCCGGGATGACGATCGCATCGGCCGGGGCGCCGGCCGGCAGCGGCCCGGTGCGGCCGGGCGGCAGGATGACGGCGCTCACGGCATCCGCACCCGAACTCCTGGTGCCGAGGTAGGCGATGTCGTTCGTCCAGGCGTCGACGAATTGCAGTACGAAATAGCGGTCGCCGGCGGCGGGCACGTCGAGCAGCAGCGGGCCGACGGAGAGGTCGAGCTGCGCCATCGAGCGCGGGGTGTCGTCGGCGGGGCCGGCGAGCCCGCGCGCGTGCGAGAAGGCGTTGAAGCGGGCCGGCGGCATGGCGTCGAGCCCCGTGGTCACGAAGCGCTCGACCTGCCCGAGGTTGCGCACGAGCGGGAAATAGTAGCGGTAGGCGTTCGTCGCGAGCGCCTCTCCACTCGAGATGCCCTGGGCCATCGTCCCCCCTCGGTCGGCGCCCCCACGCCGTCGTTCTCAGGTAACCGGGTGGGGCGGTGGCGCGTCAAGAGGGGAGGGGTTCCCAGAGGGCCGAGACGGGCAATCCCCAGAGCCGTTCGGCGAAGCGGTACCCGGTCCTGCCGGTGTTCAGCACGATTCCCCCGGCGAAGCGATCGCCGAGCCGGTCGCGCAGCGTTCTCAGTCCCGAGAAGTGGTCGGGCCGGAACGTCTCGCCCGCCTTCACCTCGAGACCGAGGATCTGCCCGTCGGCGAACTCGAGCACGAGATCGACTTCATGACCGTCGCGGGTTCGGTAATGCGAGAGCTCGTACTCCTCGCTCGACCACGACCGTTGCTTCAGGAGCTCCCCGACGACGAACCCTTCGAGGAGGCCGCCCAGATGGTTCGCGGTGCCGTCGATCGGGAGCAGCTGTGCCGCGGTGACGTGCGAGAGGCGGGCGGCAAGTCCCGAATCCGCGACCGACGCCTTCACTCGGCCGACTTCACGGCTCGTCAGGTTCGCGGTGAACGGGCGAAGCACGTCTATGAGATAGAGGGTCTGGATCGCATCGAGGTACGCCGTGATCGAGGTCGGAGGGATGCCGGCCGCCCGCGCGAGGCGAGCCTTCACGAGTTCGCCGGCCTGGTTCGCGGCGAGGAGACGGAGCAGGGAGCCGAGTCGGCTCGGATCGGTGATGCCGGCGACTTCGGGGGCGTCGCGGGTCGCGAGCCGTTCCGCGTACGCATCGAACCAGGCGCCGCGGAGTTTCAGGGTGAGCCCCTGGACGTTCGCGTAACCGCCGGTGACGATCATCTGCGCGTATGCGGCGCGGTCGACTTCCGTCGTCACGTCGGAGAACGGGATGCCCGCGCGGAAGCGTGCGGCGAAATCATCGTGGACGCCGCGGATCTCGCCTTGCGAGAACGGTCGGAGGCGAACGGTGACCGCCCGACCCGCGAGACTGTCGCTCTGGCCGGCGAGTCGGAGGAGGTCGCTCGAGCCGGTGAGCAGAAAACGCCCCGGCCTGCGGTCGCGATCGATGGCGGCCTTGATCGAGAGGGTCAGGGATGGCAGGCGCTGCACCTCGTCGATGACGGTGAGGCCGTCGGGGTGCTGATTGACGAACCCTTCCGGGTCTTCGACGGCGGCGGCCCGGGTCCGTTCATCGTCGAGGGTGAAGAACCGGGCGTTGCGGGTGGCGCCGAGCTCCGCGGCGAGCGTCGACTTGCCGACCTGGCGTGCGCCCTGGATGACGGTTGCCGGGAAGGCGTCGAGGACCTCCTCGGCGAAGCCGGTGATGTGGCGCTTGATGAGCTCCATGGGGCCACCCTATCCGCCCGTCGTAGTTTCGCGGGGCGTCCGTCGTAGATTTGCCAGGGGGTGTTCGGTAGGTTCGCGGAGTGTTCGTCGTAGCTTTGCCAGGGGGTGATCCCGATTGCAGTATCAATAGTGATATCATCTTTGCATGCCGGGGATTGCGACGCTGCTGAGCAAGATGCGGAACAGTCCGAAGGGAATCCGGTTCGCGGACCTCGCGAAGGTATGCGATCACTACTTCGGAGAACCCCGGCAGCAGGGCACCTCGCATCGCGTGTATCGGATGCCGTGGAGAGGCGACCCGCGAGTGAACATCCAGAACGACCACGGATCGGCGAAGCCTTACCAGGTACGGCAGGTGCTCGCCGCGATCGACAAGCTGGAAGGAGAGGCATCGTGAACGCAGATCACTACACCTACCGGGTGCGCTGGTCGGCCGAGGACGACGAGTTCGTCGGCACGGTCGCCGAATTCCCCTCGCTGTCCTGGCTCGCCGAGGATCAGGCAGAAGCGTTCCAGGGCATCCGGGACCTCGTGGCGGAAGTGCTCGACGACATGCGCGACTCGGGGGAGATGCCGCCCGAGGCGCTGGCGGATCGTTCCTACTCGGGCAAGTTCATGGTGCGCGTGCCCCCCGAGGTGCACCGGCGGCTCGCGATCGATGCGGCCGAGCAGCAGGTCTCGCTCAATCGGCTCGCGGCGAGCCGGCTCGCGGGGTGAGTCGGCGCGTCGTGCTCGCGGCGCCGATGCGAGCCCGTCGTAGGTTCGCGGGGCGTTCGTCGTAGATTTGCCAGGCTGCGGAGCAGGCGGGTCAGCGGCCGGCGGCGGCCTCGCCGGTGAGGGCGGGGGCGGATGCCGGGCGGGCGCTGCGCTTGCGGCGGAGTTCACGGCGGCGGCCTCATCGTGCTCGCAATCCATTGACCGCCCACCCCGTCCGGGGTACGTTCCAGACAGGCGCACGAGTCGGGGGGACCACGTGAGCGAACAGACGGCGACGGCGAAACGGAACGCCATGGGGGCGCTCATCGCGACGTGCATCTCGGCGCTCGTCGTGAACGCCAACACCTCGGCGGTGGCCATCCTCATCCCCGCGATCGCCGACGACACCGGCACCCCGGCGACCACCCTGCAATGGGCCGTCACCGGCTACTCCCTCGTCGGCGCCGCCGTCATCGTGACCGCCGGATCCCTCGGCGACGTCTTCGGCCGCCGCAAGATCTTCCTCGGCGGGCTCGTGCTCTTCGTCGGCTCCTGCGTGCTCATCGCCCTCGCCCAGGACGGCATCACCGTCATCGCCGGCCGCTGCATCCAGGGCGCCGCCGGCGCCACGATCCTCGCCTGCGGCATGAGCCTCATCTCCGCGGCGAACACCGGCAAAGCCCAACTGCGCGCCGTGACCCTCTGGGGTGCGGCCTCGGCCGTCGGCGCGGCCGCAGGCCCCCTCGTCGGCGGCCTGCTGGCATC belongs to Agromyces archimandritae and includes:
- a CDS encoding ABC transporter family substrate-binding protein, with amino-acid sequence MKLKNLAAIAAGAALVLTVSACSSGGGNEATESKAPAETKTADYNPQERDALQEGGEVTFPIGEIPPQMNPFQADGSVDTSTLWDWYNPQLILFTPEGEAYKNDAYLDGWDIETEDGKTVVTFTFNPDAHYNDGTPIDWTAIDTTWKASNATNEAYQASSTDGYKLIESVAAGADDKQAVVTFGQEYAWPEGLFNNILHPAVNSPEVYNTGYLNTPNEQWGAGPYTIDKFDSKGGTITFVQNPEWWGEKGLLDKVTFRMLDDTAEINAFKNGEVDMAATGTKDRLAQVEDLDGVVTYRAMRTATNLFTLDAENPLLSDLDVRKAIFMGIDRDALKEVVWDGLDYSEEPAGSFTLFPFQEGYENNLDAAGWSYDPEAAAKLLEDAGWEEGEDGIREKDGEKLSLTLPLFGDDPIVEARGKVINALLKEIGVDIKIDVRPSSDFSTDYSSKNWDVMMLGFSSSDPFGFAYFCQLWCSDSGLNLSGSGTPELDEKIHALEAIGDPAEQIAEGNKLEAEAFAETWGIFPLYAGPSIFTVKEGLANLTPEFYTGLDGFGRQPVENVGWEK
- a CDS encoding dipeptide ABC transporter ATP-binding protein, which encodes MTAPVLSVRDLQVTFPSEAGRVDAVRGVSFDLEAGRTLGIVGESGSGKSVTSLAIMGLLADTAHVEGSVRFDGKELIGLTDQQMSRIRGNGMSMVFQDPLTSLTPVFTVGDQLVEALTIHKGMSKRQAWARAIELLELVGIPNASKRVKSFPHEFSGGMRQRVVIAIAMANDPKLIIADEPTTALDVTIQAQILDLLRTAQRETGAAVVMITHDMGVVANIADDVLVMYAGKPVEQAPVGELFAHTRMPYSIGLLAAIPRVDKSEKTPLVPIKGNPPSLVELPKGCPFAPRCPIAIDACREAEPELLPVPSLVEAGTHVADHKAACIRVAGIEDGLIDGEPVFPVPEIPESKLTRTPREERPITLEVKNLRKEFPLLKGAFLKRRVGTVYAVNGLDFDVRQGETMAIVGESGSGKTTTLLEIMDLAKQQHGDIKIGGVSVADLKSRSAERKLRRDLQIVFQDPMGALDPRMTVGDVIAEPLRTIGMKTDPAGRRVDELMELVGLNPDHADRFPAAFSGGQRQRIGIARALASEPKIVVLDEPVSALDVSIQAGVINLLDELKVKLGLSYLFVAHDLSVVRHIADRVAVMYLGSFVEYGDVDAVFDNPQHPYTEALLSAIPIPDPVAERGRERIVLTGDLPSPTDDSPGCKFVSRCPLYQTLDDARKARCETETPALTGAEGVHTNACHWR
- a CDS encoding ABC transporter permease, which gives rise to MTTDPLQHGDTDVAAVQPLGEGGPSPRKRMSKWRLYTRRFMRNRPAVAGAIIFVIIALFAIFGDLIARYPYQDLDFLSISKPPSAEHWFGTNDVGNDTFAQVVHGLQRSLMIALIVSIGTTVISAIIGASAAFFGGVYERAMLLLIHFLMVIPTFLLLSMISNDSGGDWRVIAFALIIIGWFFPARTIWTLSLSIRERDYIAAARYTGVGGFKIVMRHMLPNIGSLLVIQFTLGVVSAVMTETGLSFIGFGVKTPDVSLGSLIGLGASSITSSPWLFYFPAGVLTLLTVSMALVADGLRDALDPTSAAGGRA
- a CDS encoding ABC transporter permease → MIKYLLRRTVSWLLLIFVATNVTYFLAWGFLDPRSNYVGRRPPLSYDQISAMLEPHNLSDAVPLAERWWTWLTGIFLRWDWGVSAVGDSVNDQIAYRMWVSAELMLGATIIMTVLGIGLGVYTASRQYKLADRIGQATSIITMNIPIIVAALAIVIIAIDINQAVGTRIFYVTGSANPEITGFFPALIDVLQHLILPTLALVLTGYAATHFLQRSLLLDNINADYVRTARAKGLTKQQAIRKHALRTSLIPVATQVAFSIPAIFTGAILTESIFGWNGMGRYFITTIATNDVHGVVAVAAFGAVLTAIGALLADIAVVILDPRVRVS